A single window of uncultured Methanospirillum sp. DNA harbors:
- a CDS encoding carbon-nitrogen hydrolase family protein produces the protein MILCTAQISPCWQNPNCTLSSIKNRIAEAMECDASFISFPEQVITGWDPLDGKNFVQTEEDEIISVLKEYARDFGIGLLGSYREMHHPCPRNTAIAIGPDGHLIARYSKMHLFFPGHEDQAYSPGEEIALFSYDGCRCGIAICYDLRFADLFRLYRDAGVDLMLVPSAWPASRMRHFELFITARAAEFQMYIAGINTVGETPVDRYAGGSLVAGPDGTVLSRGSEVEELLFTEISPDHVVEVRDGFPVHHDRRNEVYQNLS, from the coding sequence ATGATCCTCTGCACCGCCCAGATATCTCCCTGCTGGCAGAATCCGAACTGCACTCTCTCATCTATAAAAAACAGAATTGCCGAGGCGATGGAGTGTGATGCCTCATTCATCTCATTTCCTGAACAGGTTATAACTGGGTGGGATCCGCTTGATGGCAAGAACTTTGTTCAGACCGAAGAGGATGAGATCATATCAGTCCTCAAGGAATATGCCCGAGATTTTGGCATCGGCCTACTCGGGTCATACCGCGAGATGCATCACCCTTGTCCACGCAACACGGCAATCGCCATTGGACCCGATGGGCATCTGATTGCCCGATACTCCAAAATGCATCTCTTTTTTCCCGGACATGAGGATCAGGCCTATTCTCCTGGAGAAGAGATCGCTCTCTTCTCTTATGATGGCTGCCGGTGTGGAATAGCGATCTGCTACGATCTCAGATTTGCGGATCTCTTCAGACTGTATCGTGATGCCGGAGTAGATTTAATGTTGGTGCCAAGTGCCTGGCCGGCATCCCGAATGCGTCATTTCGAGCTTTTTATTACAGCCAGGGCAGCCGAGTTTCAGATGTACATTGCAGGAATCAATACTGTCGGTGAAACACCGGTTGATCGGTATGCCGGTGGCTCACTCGTTGCCGGTCCGGATGGGACGGTTTTATCAAGGGGCTCGGAGGTTGAAGAACTGCTTTTCACTGAGATAAGTCCTGATCATGTTGTGGAGGTTCGCGATGGATTCCCGGTGCATCATGATCGGAGGAACGAGGTGTATCAGAACCTCTCCTGA
- a CDS encoding heavy metal translocating P-type ATPase gives MADERQKKIELVISGMHCASCAINLEKGLSAADGVSNAQVNFGTGKAVVQYDPTLTNLTMLTRAVEKTGYGVINEQVTIRVGGMTCAICAQIIETVLKNLDGVEAATVNLGTERAYVTYNPSLVTLFQMRDAIINAGYQYLGTDKKGTIRAGDDDIKADLHNKLTRVIVGFAISAVLMGMMAAPHGLMHTLAYLQFLIATPAFFWLGMPIFRAAFASLRNRTLNMDVMYAMGTTVAYLASVLGTFGIVLDMSYILYETAIMLASFLMLGRYLETRAKGRTSSAIQALVRLQSDTAAVIRGDEEIRVPVEDVAVGDRIVIRPGDRIPVDGIVTSGSSFVDESMVTGEPLPAEKLTGDEIIAGTLATTGSLTFEARRVGADTMLSRIIRMVEDAQGSKPPVQKIADTVVTWFIPVVLVIAVGSFLFWFLVAGAGLQFAVQTMIAVMVVACPCALGLATPTAITVGVGRGAELGILIRNGESLEVSDRLTTMLFDKTGTLTQGKPVVTDIDVFTGSRSLLISYAAGLEYLSTHPLGEAILTQAGEEGIDPAEVSGFTYLPGKGLTGEIAGGLIRAGNHQFIVEAGVLVDTDAELQIKQRQEEGKTTVLVARDNQLLGLISIADSVKPSAAAAITELRKMRISAGMVTGDNQRTARAVGQMVGIDRVIAGVLPDEKENEVSRLQQQKEVVAFVGDGINDAPALARADTGIAIGSGTDVAIESADIILVRDEITDAVAAIQLSRKVMGRIRLNLFWAFAYNIILIPLAAGLFYPGVIFRPEYGALAMALSSVTVISLSLLLRRYTPPIRMMTFQTMPDSTAIDPVCGMKVNTDTADFTTTYKNNTYYFCNKGCLDTFEKEPEKFLNKK, from the coding sequence ATGGCAGATGAAAGGCAGAAAAAGATAGAACTGGTAATCTCCGGGATGCACTGCGCTAGTTGTGCTATTAACCTGGAGAAGGGACTGTCTGCTGCGGATGGAGTGAGCAATGCACAGGTTAACTTCGGAACAGGAAAAGCGGTTGTGCAATATGATCCCACGTTGACAAACCTAACGATGCTTACCAGGGCAGTTGAAAAAACCGGTTACGGGGTTATCAATGAACAGGTCACGATCAGGGTAGGAGGAATGACCTGCGCTATCTGTGCACAGATCATCGAGACTGTCCTGAAAAACCTGGATGGCGTTGAGGCTGCCACTGTGAACCTCGGTACTGAACGTGCATATGTCACATACAATCCCTCACTTGTTACCCTGTTTCAGATGCGGGATGCCATCATAAATGCGGGCTACCAGTACCTCGGTACGGATAAAAAAGGCACAATCAGGGCTGGCGATGACGATATCAAAGCAGATCTCCACAATAAACTGACGAGAGTTATCGTTGGATTTGCCATATCGGCAGTTCTCATGGGGATGATGGCCGCACCACACGGGCTGATGCACACCCTTGCGTACCTCCAGTTTCTAATAGCCACTCCTGCATTCTTCTGGCTTGGCATGCCGATATTCAGGGCTGCGTTTGCGTCCCTGCGAAACCGGACCCTGAACATGGATGTCATGTATGCCATGGGTACAACGGTTGCGTACCTGGCAAGCGTGCTTGGAACGTTCGGTATCGTTCTGGACATGAGTTACATCCTGTACGAAACTGCCATTATGCTTGCGTCGTTCCTCATGCTTGGAAGGTACCTTGAGACGAGAGCAAAAGGAAGAACCTCATCAGCAATCCAGGCCCTTGTAAGGCTCCAGTCTGACACGGCGGCGGTCATTAGGGGAGATGAAGAGATCCGTGTGCCAGTTGAAGATGTTGCTGTCGGTGACAGGATTGTCATCAGGCCTGGGGACAGGATCCCGGTAGATGGGATCGTCACATCTGGTTCAAGTTTTGTTGATGAATCCATGGTCACCGGTGAACCGCTCCCTGCTGAAAAACTCACAGGAGACGAGATCATTGCCGGAACTCTCGCCACAACAGGAAGTCTGACATTCGAGGCACGGCGTGTTGGTGCTGACACAATGCTCTCGCGAATCATCAGGATGGTTGAAGATGCCCAGGGATCCAAACCACCAGTCCAGAAGATAGCAGATACAGTTGTTACCTGGTTTATTCCTGTTGTTCTGGTGATTGCAGTTGGATCATTTCTCTTCTGGTTCCTGGTAGCTGGTGCAGGCCTTCAGTTTGCAGTCCAGACAATGATCGCTGTCATGGTGGTTGCCTGCCCCTGTGCACTCGGGCTTGCTACACCCACAGCCATCACAGTCGGGGTAGGCAGAGGAGCAGAACTAGGAATTCTAATACGAAACGGAGAGAGCCTTGAAGTTTCAGACCGGCTGACTACGATGCTTTTTGACAAGACCGGCACCCTTACTCAGGGAAAACCGGTAGTGACTGATATTGATGTATTCACAGGTTCACGCTCACTTCTTATCTCCTATGCAGCAGGTCTTGAGTATCTCTCGACCCATCCTCTCGGAGAAGCGATTCTCACACAAGCAGGAGAGGAGGGAATTGATCCTGCCGAAGTCAGCGGATTCACGTATCTCCCGGGTAAAGGACTTACAGGAGAGATTGCCGGGGGGTTGATCCGTGCAGGAAATCATCAGTTTATAGTAGAAGCCGGAGTGTTAGTCGATACGGATGCAGAATTGCAGATTAAACAGAGACAGGAAGAGGGCAAGACAACAGTCCTGGTAGCCAGGGATAATCAACTTCTCGGCCTCATCTCGATTGCTGATTCGGTGAAGCCATCGGCTGCAGCAGCGATTACAGAGTTACGAAAGATGAGAATATCAGCAGGAATGGTAACCGGTGATAACCAGAGGACAGCACGGGCTGTTGGACAGATGGTGGGGATTGACCGTGTGATTGCCGGTGTTCTTCCTGATGAGAAGGAGAATGAAGTCTCCCGGCTGCAACAGCAGAAAGAAGTGGTGGCTTTTGTTGGGGACGGGATTAATGATGCCCCCGCACTTGCCAGGGCTGACACCGGAATTGCGATCGGTTCAGGAACAGATGTCGCAATCGAAAGTGCCGATATCATACTTGTGAGGGATGAGATAACCGATGCAGTCGCCGCAATCCAGTTGTCCCGTAAAGTAATGGGGAGAATCAGACTCAATCTCTTCTGGGCGTTTGCATACAATATCATTCTCATCCCTCTCGCAGCCGGCCTCTTCTACCCGGGAGTCATATTCAGACCTGAATACGGTGCCCTTGCTATGGCACTCTCTTCAGTAACGGTGATATCACTCTCACTGCTTTTGAGGAGATATACCCCACCAATCAGAATGATGACCTTTCAGACCATGCCAGATTCTACTGCCATAGATCCGGTCTGCGGAATGAAAGTAAA